In Drosophila yakuba strain Tai18E2 chromosome 2R, Prin_Dyak_Tai18E2_2.1, whole genome shotgun sequence, a single genomic region encodes these proteins:
- the LOC6530950 gene encoding protein hu-li tai shao isoform X9: protein MTEVEQPPQNGIDPTAGEDDDNSKARPADIEQDMREMERRKRVEAIMGSKLFREELERIVDSARDGGAGASGILQQLSDIVGVPVSRVGNVFKSSNCMVPINDIRGVESMGYAKGEKILRCKLAATFRLLDLYGWTQGLGAQITARLKVDQEYFLVNPYGLLYHEITASALNKVDMQGQIVEQGTTNFGSNKSHFVLHSVVHAARPDIRCAIYIGCSPVVAISSLKSGLLPLTKDACVLGEITTHAYTGLFDERNRLVRSLGPNSKVILLSNHGALCCGETIEEAFFAACHIVQACETQLKLLPVGLDNLVLIPEESRKAIYEESRRPPEDLEKKFAAVAAGEDSAAAAEKEAAEAVPKVGSPPKWRVGGAEFEALMRMLDNAGYRTGYIYRHPLIKSDPPKPKNDVELPPAVSSLGYLLEEEELFRQGIWKKGDIRKGGDRSRWLNSPNVYQKVEVLETGTPDPKKITKWVAEGSPTHSTPVRIEDPLQFVPAGTNPREFKRVQQLIKDNRRADKISAGPQSHILEGVTWDEASRLKDATVSQAGDHVVMMGAASKGIIQRGFQHNATVYKAPYAKNPFDNVTDDELNEYKRTVERKKKSVHGEYTDTDFSESEAVLQAGTKKYPQSEPETEHQVIEIQTQQAPVPRQAEVVLSDGKNTKPK, encoded by the exons ATGACTGAAGTTGAGCAACCGCCACAGAATGGCATAGATCCCACTGCCGGCGAAGATGATGACAACAGCAAAGCACGTCCCGCGGATATTGAACAG GATATGCGCGAAATGGAGCGTCGCAAGCGAGTCGAGGCTATAATGGGCTCGAAGCTGTTCCGCGAGGAGCTGGAGCGTATCGTGGACTCGGCGCGCGATGGAGGAGCTGGCGCTAGTGGAATCCTGCAGCAGCTGTCGGACATTGTGGGCGTACCAGTGTCCAGGGTGGGCAACGTCTTCAAGAGCAGCAACTGCATGGTGCCCATCAACGATATACGCGGCGTCGAGTCCATGGGCTATGCCAAGGGCGAGAAGATACTCCGGTGCAAGCTGGCCGCCACATTCCGTCTGCTCGATCTGTACGGCTGGACCCAGGGTCTGGGGGCACAGATCACCGCCCGACTAAAGGTCGATCAGGAGTACTTCCTGGTTAATCCATACGGCCTGCTTTACCACGAGATCACTGCCTCAGCGCTGAACAAAGTGGACATGCAAGGACAGATTGTCGAGCAAGGCACCACCAACTTTGGCAGCAACAAGAGTC ACTTTGTCCTCCATTCGGTGGTACATGCTGCCCGTCCAGACATTCGATGCGCCATCTATATCGGCTGTAGTCCAGTCGTGGCTATTTCCTCACTGAAGTCGGGTCTGTTGCCTTTGACCAAGGATGCCTGTGTGCTGGGCGAGATCACCACTCACGCTTATACTGGCCTGTTCGACGAGCGCAATCGATTGGTTCGCAGCCTTGGTCCCAACTCCAAGGTGATTCTGTTAAGTAATCACGGTGCTTTGTGCTGCGGAGAGACCATCGAGGAAGCCTTTTTCGCCGCCTGTCACATTGTGCAGGCGTGCGAGACCCAACTGAAGCTGTTGCCCGTCGGTTTGGATAACTTGGTGCTGATTCCGGAGGAGTCGCGCAAAGCCATTTACGAGGAGTCACGCCGCCCGCCGGAGGATCTGGAGAAGAAGTTTGCAGCCGTCGCCGCTGGCGAAGATAGTGCTGCCGCTGCTGAAAAGGAGGCAGCTGAAGCCGTACCCAAGGTGGGCAGTCCACCCAAGTGGCGTGTGGGTGGTGCTGAATTCGAGGCCTTGATGCGCATGCTGGATAATGCTGGCTATCGCACTGGCTATATCTACCGCCATCCACTGATCAAATCGGATCCTCCCAAGCCTAAGAACGACGTTGAACTACCGCCAGCTGTTTCATCACTGGGCTATCTTcttgaggaggaggagctctTCCGTCAAGG GATCTGGAAGAAGGGAGATATTCGCAAAGGCGGCGACCGCAGCCGGTGGCTCAACTCGCCGAACGTTTACCAAAAGGTCGAGGTTCTGGAGACCGGCACTCCGGATCCCAAGAAGATTACAAAG TGGGTGGCTGAAGGTTCCCCCACCCACTCAACGCCAGTGAGGATAGAAGATCCACTCCAGTTTGTGCCTGCAGGAACCAATCCAAGGGAATTTAAGCGTGTCCAGCAACTA ATTAAGGACAACCGCCGGGCAGATAAGATTTCCGCCGGACCACAGTCGCATATTCTGGAGGGCGTGACATGGGACGAGGCGAGCCGGCTCAAGGATGCAACGGTCTCGCAGGCCGGCGACCATGTCGTCATGATGGGTGCCGCTTCCAAGGGAATCATCCAGCGTGGCTTCCAGCACAATGCCACTGTGTACAAGGCTCCGTATGCTAAGAACCCATTCGACAACGTCACAGACGATGAACTCAATGAATACAAACGCACAGTGGAGCGCAAAAAGAAATCGGTGCATGGCGAAT ATACCGACACAGACTTTTCGGAATCCGAAGCGGTCCTGCAGGCGGGGACAAAGAAATACCCACAAAGCGAACCCGAGACCG AGCACCAGGTCATTGAGATTCAAACACAACAAGCGCCAGTGCCAAGGCAGGCGGAAGTCGTGCTGAGCGATG GAAAAAATACCAAACCCAAATAA
- the LOC6530950 gene encoding protein hu-li tai shao isoform X7, with translation MTEVEQPPQNGIDPTAGEDDDNSKARPADIEQDMREMERRKRVEAIMGSKLFREELERIVDSARDGGAGASGILQQLSDIVGVPVSRVGNVFKSSNCMVPINDIRGVESMGYAKGEKILRCKLAATFRLLDLYGWTQGLGAQITARLKVDQEYFLVNPYGLLYHEITASALNKVDMQGQIVEQGTTNFGSNKSHFVLHSVVHAARPDIRCAIYIGCSPVVAISSLKSGLLPLTKDACVLGEITTHAYTGLFDERNRLVRSLGPNSKVILLSNHGALCCGETIEEAFFAACHIVQACETQLKLLPVGLDNLVLIPEESRKAIYEESRRPPEDLEKKFAAVAAGEDSAAAAEKEAAEAVPKVGSPPKWRVGGAEFEALMRMLDNAGYRTGYIYRHPLIKSDPPKPKNDVELPPAVSSLGYLLEEEELFRQGIWKKGDIRKGGDRSRWLNSPNVYQKVEVLETGTPDPKKITKWVAEGSPTHSTPVRIEDPLQFVPAGTNPREFKRVQQLIKDNRRADKISAGPQSHILEGVTWDEASRLKDATVSQAGDHVVMMGAASKGIIQRGFQHNATVYKAPYAKNPFDNVTDDELNEYKRTVERKKKSVHGEYTDTDFSESEAVLQAGTKKYPQSEPETEHQVIEIQTQQAPVPRQAEVVLSDVNKKILVAIDTITTSFL, from the exons ATGACTGAAGTTGAGCAACCGCCACAGAATGGCATAGATCCCACTGCCGGCGAAGATGATGACAACAGCAAAGCACGTCCCGCGGATATTGAACAG GATATGCGCGAAATGGAGCGTCGCAAGCGAGTCGAGGCTATAATGGGCTCGAAGCTGTTCCGCGAGGAGCTGGAGCGTATCGTGGACTCGGCGCGCGATGGAGGAGCTGGCGCTAGTGGAATCCTGCAGCAGCTGTCGGACATTGTGGGCGTACCAGTGTCCAGGGTGGGCAACGTCTTCAAGAGCAGCAACTGCATGGTGCCCATCAACGATATACGCGGCGTCGAGTCCATGGGCTATGCCAAGGGCGAGAAGATACTCCGGTGCAAGCTGGCCGCCACATTCCGTCTGCTCGATCTGTACGGCTGGACCCAGGGTCTGGGGGCACAGATCACCGCCCGACTAAAGGTCGATCAGGAGTACTTCCTGGTTAATCCATACGGCCTGCTTTACCACGAGATCACTGCCTCAGCGCTGAACAAAGTGGACATGCAAGGACAGATTGTCGAGCAAGGCACCACCAACTTTGGCAGCAACAAGAGTC ACTTTGTCCTCCATTCGGTGGTACATGCTGCCCGTCCAGACATTCGATGCGCCATCTATATCGGCTGTAGTCCAGTCGTGGCTATTTCCTCACTGAAGTCGGGTCTGTTGCCTTTGACCAAGGATGCCTGTGTGCTGGGCGAGATCACCACTCACGCTTATACTGGCCTGTTCGACGAGCGCAATCGATTGGTTCGCAGCCTTGGTCCCAACTCCAAGGTGATTCTGTTAAGTAATCACGGTGCTTTGTGCTGCGGAGAGACCATCGAGGAAGCCTTTTTCGCCGCCTGTCACATTGTGCAGGCGTGCGAGACCCAACTGAAGCTGTTGCCCGTCGGTTTGGATAACTTGGTGCTGATTCCGGAGGAGTCGCGCAAAGCCATTTACGAGGAGTCACGCCGCCCGCCGGAGGATCTGGAGAAGAAGTTTGCAGCCGTCGCCGCTGGCGAAGATAGTGCTGCCGCTGCTGAAAAGGAGGCAGCTGAAGCCGTACCCAAGGTGGGCAGTCCACCCAAGTGGCGTGTGGGTGGTGCTGAATTCGAGGCCTTGATGCGCATGCTGGATAATGCTGGCTATCGCACTGGCTATATCTACCGCCATCCACTGATCAAATCGGATCCTCCCAAGCCTAAGAACGACGTTGAACTACCGCCAGCTGTTTCATCACTGGGCTATCTTcttgaggaggaggagctctTCCGTCAAGG GATCTGGAAGAAGGGAGATATTCGCAAAGGCGGCGACCGCAGCCGGTGGCTCAACTCGCCGAACGTTTACCAAAAGGTCGAGGTTCTGGAGACCGGCACTCCGGATCCCAAGAAGATTACAAAG TGGGTGGCTGAAGGTTCCCCCACCCACTCAACGCCAGTGAGGATAGAAGATCCACTCCAGTTTGTGCCTGCAGGAACCAATCCAAGGGAATTTAAGCGTGTCCAGCAACTA ATTAAGGACAACCGCCGGGCAGATAAGATTTCCGCCGGACCACAGTCGCATATTCTGGAGGGCGTGACATGGGACGAGGCGAGCCGGCTCAAGGATGCAACGGTCTCGCAGGCCGGCGACCATGTCGTCATGATGGGTGCCGCTTCCAAGGGAATCATCCAGCGTGGCTTCCAGCACAATGCCACTGTGTACAAGGCTCCGTATGCTAAGAACCCATTCGACAACGTCACAGACGATGAACTCAATGAATACAAACGCACAGTGGAGCGCAAAAAGAAATCGGTGCATGGCGAAT ATACCGACACAGACTTTTCGGAATCCGAAGCGGTCCTGCAGGCGGGGACAAAGAAATACCCACAAAGCGAACCCGAGACCG AGCACCAGGTCATTGAGATTCAAACACAACAAGCGCCAGTGCCAAGGCAGGCGGAAGTCGTGCTGAGCGATG tcaacaaaaaaattcttgTAGCCATTGATACTATCACAACCTCCTTTCTGTAA
- the LOC6530950 gene encoding protein hu-li tai shao isoform X5: MTEVEQPPQNGIDPTAGEDDDNSKARPADIEQDMREMERRKRVEAIMGSKLFREELERIVDSARDGGAGASGILQQLSDIVGVPVSRVGNVFKSSNCMVPINDIRGVESMGYAKGEKILRCKLAATFRLLDLYGWTQGLGAQITARLKVDQEYFLVNPYGLLYHEITASALNKVDMQGQIVEQGTTNFGSNKSHFVLHSVVHAARPDIRCAIYIGCSPVVAISSLKSGLLPLTKDACVLGEITTHAYTGLFDERNRLVRSLGPNSKVILLSNHGALCCGETIEEAFFAACHIVQACETQLKLLPVGLDNLVLIPEESRKAIYEESRRPPEDLEKKFAAVAAGEDSAAAAEKEAAEAVPKVGSPPKWRVGGAEFEALMRMLDNAGYRTGYIYRHPLIKSDPPKPKNDVELPPAVSSLGYLLEEEELFRQGIWKKGDIRKGGDRSRWLNSPNVYQKVEVLETGTPDPKKITKWVAEGSPTHSTPVRIEDPLQFVPAGTNPREFKRVQQLIKDNRRADKISAGPQSHILEGVTWDEASRLKDATVSQAGDHVVMMGAASKGIIQRGFQHNATVYKAPYAKNPFDNVTDDELNEYKRTVERKKKSVHGEYTDTDFSESEAVLQAGTKKYPQSEPETEHQVIEIQTQQAPVPRQAEVVLSDGENVQNGDHSEAHLSTFSQSSKEFQDVSTDGSPKKDKKKKKGLRTPSFLKKKKEKKKAEA, encoded by the exons ATGACTGAAGTTGAGCAACCGCCACAGAATGGCATAGATCCCACTGCCGGCGAAGATGATGACAACAGCAAAGCACGTCCCGCGGATATTGAACAG GATATGCGCGAAATGGAGCGTCGCAAGCGAGTCGAGGCTATAATGGGCTCGAAGCTGTTCCGCGAGGAGCTGGAGCGTATCGTGGACTCGGCGCGCGATGGAGGAGCTGGCGCTAGTGGAATCCTGCAGCAGCTGTCGGACATTGTGGGCGTACCAGTGTCCAGGGTGGGCAACGTCTTCAAGAGCAGCAACTGCATGGTGCCCATCAACGATATACGCGGCGTCGAGTCCATGGGCTATGCCAAGGGCGAGAAGATACTCCGGTGCAAGCTGGCCGCCACATTCCGTCTGCTCGATCTGTACGGCTGGACCCAGGGTCTGGGGGCACAGATCACCGCCCGACTAAAGGTCGATCAGGAGTACTTCCTGGTTAATCCATACGGCCTGCTTTACCACGAGATCACTGCCTCAGCGCTGAACAAAGTGGACATGCAAGGACAGATTGTCGAGCAAGGCACCACCAACTTTGGCAGCAACAAGAGTC ACTTTGTCCTCCATTCGGTGGTACATGCTGCCCGTCCAGACATTCGATGCGCCATCTATATCGGCTGTAGTCCAGTCGTGGCTATTTCCTCACTGAAGTCGGGTCTGTTGCCTTTGACCAAGGATGCCTGTGTGCTGGGCGAGATCACCACTCACGCTTATACTGGCCTGTTCGACGAGCGCAATCGATTGGTTCGCAGCCTTGGTCCCAACTCCAAGGTGATTCTGTTAAGTAATCACGGTGCTTTGTGCTGCGGAGAGACCATCGAGGAAGCCTTTTTCGCCGCCTGTCACATTGTGCAGGCGTGCGAGACCCAACTGAAGCTGTTGCCCGTCGGTTTGGATAACTTGGTGCTGATTCCGGAGGAGTCGCGCAAAGCCATTTACGAGGAGTCACGCCGCCCGCCGGAGGATCTGGAGAAGAAGTTTGCAGCCGTCGCCGCTGGCGAAGATAGTGCTGCCGCTGCTGAAAAGGAGGCAGCTGAAGCCGTACCCAAGGTGGGCAGTCCACCCAAGTGGCGTGTGGGTGGTGCTGAATTCGAGGCCTTGATGCGCATGCTGGATAATGCTGGCTATCGCACTGGCTATATCTACCGCCATCCACTGATCAAATCGGATCCTCCCAAGCCTAAGAACGACGTTGAACTACCGCCAGCTGTTTCATCACTGGGCTATCTTcttgaggaggaggagctctTCCGTCAAGG GATCTGGAAGAAGGGAGATATTCGCAAAGGCGGCGACCGCAGCCGGTGGCTCAACTCGCCGAACGTTTACCAAAAGGTCGAGGTTCTGGAGACCGGCACTCCGGATCCCAAGAAGATTACAAAG TGGGTGGCTGAAGGTTCCCCCACCCACTCAACGCCAGTGAGGATAGAAGATCCACTCCAGTTTGTGCCTGCAGGAACCAATCCAAGGGAATTTAAGCGTGTCCAGCAACTA ATTAAGGACAACCGCCGGGCAGATAAGATTTCCGCCGGACCACAGTCGCATATTCTGGAGGGCGTGACATGGGACGAGGCGAGCCGGCTCAAGGATGCAACGGTCTCGCAGGCCGGCGACCATGTCGTCATGATGGGTGCCGCTTCCAAGGGAATCATCCAGCGTGGCTTCCAGCACAATGCCACTGTGTACAAGGCTCCGTATGCTAAGAACCCATTCGACAACGTCACAGACGATGAACTCAATGAATACAAACGCACAGTGGAGCGCAAAAAGAAATCGGTGCATGGCGAAT ATACCGACACAGACTTTTCGGAATCCGAAGCGGTCCTGCAGGCGGGGACAAAGAAATACCCACAAAGCGAACCCGAGACCG AGCACCAGGTCATTGAGATTCAAACACAACAAGCGCCAGTGCCAAGGCAGGCGGAAGTCGTGCTGAGCGATG GTGAAAACGTACAAAACGGCGATCATTCTGAGGCACACTTGAGCACCTTCTCGCAGAGCAGTAAAGAG TTCCAGGATGTCTCCACGGACGGATCACCCAAGAAagacaagaagaagaagaagggtCTGCGCACACCATCGTTTttgaaaaagaagaaggagaagaagaaggcCGAGGCCTAA